One genomic region from Gadus morhua chromosome 9, gadMor3.0, whole genome shotgun sequence encodes:
- the eea1 gene encoding early endosome antigen 1 isoform X2: MVFRGAQEGVGQSTRTPEGDGPDTSEDSALEQKLSEAETEKFHIKQMRDLFEQKAAQLATEIVDIKSRYDEEKSLREAADQRLASLGQDLERQRQDNDILSTELLQRPGVEDVTVLQKELVQVQTLMDSMAREREEESERYKHQYQELVENHATAGITISQLKAELEKGPQEAAVYTQQIHQLQSTVNSLQQQSQSLSDKLSRREKEQQQLGETLAAEQASGRALHSSLQARLLELQEAQLRAAAGEASLQRARAELGETGQEVARLKQEALELQVKHGELKAERKQMLQQREEKESQGAQQQTEIGQLHANLLEAERQLGELQGRLKEQRQLSGEKLKDREQQAADLQLQLSRAEEQLKEAGVKTTDLQHLLDKASKQQQELQTQQQNTTSKLREAQSDLEQVLRQLGDKDQKIQNVEALLQKGRDGVSQLEAERDELCAKIQAGQGETALLGQMKEKNLALQEQVSQLTDKLKNQSESHKQARDNLHEQVQEQKSLLRAAQDAAHTLETFGGELSAQLAESKEKGAQLNTQLKAKTEMLLSSEASKAGQRADLENHLETAQNALQDKQQELVKAQQKVEEQAGRLQEKQEQGSLLEAALKETKEQLFSSEQRREQQEALHQKVQSEVVELKAALEQGQQEVQRLQKEGSEVRKRLKELAHQMDSQEASSAKLRDQLKSVNADLSHTRQELQTSEKERSLLQLSLDTLTQDGQAQRADLERKAKGLAADLQKAQQQRDAHGKDLVSTKESLGKVNKAMKETQGQLDSERRGSKAALEEKEKSHEKTRVELQKKVEVITKESQETKGQVDRMREAEKGLKAQLAALTEQSSKSLGVLQEKERGLQQLQAQLQKTQASLEQEKQKLESQVSELQETITKKAEELVRLQDQASGLGQELGAERTRSTGLQEALEQSQQARSTLQEHVYGKESEVSALRQDLKVSEEKLCLAQEEQAANRSHQAGLEGKVQDLSQSHASLEQELGRRDQALQQQAQALKELQRRHGDAEEELGKERSRAEELMKAKSAMESTSARLTSELKVFTEKSEKELSGLQEAKALLIQQKLEVQGQLEAERAVLQTEQQAHQATRDSVAQLDQKLLSQATELQAQLAAERRGRAEQAKQAEEAQGRLGVQLAALGENVATLKREWQGSQRRSAELEKQTDELRGEIAVLEATVQNNQDERRALLERCVKGEGEMEKLQAKALEMRRRLDDTTAAMQELGRENQSLQIKQSQSLTRKWAEDHEVTHCLGCGKGFSVTIRRHHCRHCGNIYCAECSCRNALTPSSKKPVRVCESCFDELQG; encoded by the exons ATGGTTTTCCGGGGAGCTCAAGAAGGAGTTGGACAAAGTACAAGGACACCTGAA GGCGACGGACCAGACACCTCTGAGGACTCAG CACTGGAGCAGAAGCTGAGCGAGGCGGAGACGGAGAAGTTCCACATCAAGCAGATGAGAGACCTGTTTGAGCAGAAGGCCGCCCAGCTGGCTACAGAGATAGTAG ACATAAAGTCccgctatgacgaggagaagagTCTGAGGGAGGCCGCTGACCAGCGGCTGGCCTCCCTGGGCCAGGACctggagaggcagaggcaggacAATGACATACTCAGCACGGAACTG CTGCAGCGGCCGGGGGTGGAGGACGTGACGGTGCTGCAGAAGGAGCTGGTCCAGGTTCAGACGCTCATGGACTCCATGGCTCGTGAGCGGGAAGAGGAGTCGGAGCGCTACAAGCACCAGTACCAGGAGCTGGTGGAGAACCACGCCACTGCCGGG ATTACCATCAGCCAGCTGAAGGCGGAGCTGGAGAAGGGCCCTCAGGAGGCGGCCGTCTACACTCAGCAGATCCACCAGCTGCAGAGCACCGTCAACAgcctgcagcagcagagccag AGCCTCTCAGACAAGCTGTCTCGCAGGgagaaggagcagcagcagctgggggaGACCCTGGCTGCAGAGCAGGCGTCCGGCAGGGCCCTCCACAGCAGCCTCCAGGCCCGCCTGCTGGAGCTGCAGGAGGCCCAGCTGCGGGCGGCGGCCGGGGAGGCCTCGCTGCAGAGGGCCCGGGCCGAGCTGGGGGAGACGGGGCAGGAGGTGGCCCGGCTGAAGCAGGAGGCGCTGGAGCTGCAGGTGAAGCACGGGGAGCTGAAGGCGGAGAGAAAGCAGATGCtgcagcagagggaggagaaggagagccaAGGGGCTCAGCAGCAGACTGAGATCGGCCAG TTGCATGCTAACCTCCTGGAGGCTGAGCGCCAGCTGGGGGAGCTGCAGGGCCGACTGAAGGAGCAGAGGCAGCTCTCTGGGGAGAAGCTCAAGGACCGCGAGCAGCAGGCCGCTGACCTCCAGCTCCAGCTGTCCCGGGCCGAGGAGCAG TTAAAGGAGGCTGGCGTTAAGACCACGGATCTCCAGCACCTGCTGGACAAGGCCagcaagcagcagcaggagctgcAGACCCAGCAGCAGAACACCACCTCCAAGCTGCGGGAGGCACAG AGCGACCTGGAGCAGGTGCTGCGTCAGCTCGGGGACAAGGACCAGAAGATCCAGAACGTGGAGGCGCTGCTGCAGAAGGGCCGGGACGGGGTGTCCCAGCTGGAGGCCGAGCGCGACGAGCTGTGTGCCAAGATCCAGGCAGGGCAGGGGGAGACGGCGCTGCTGGGGCAGATGAAGGAGAAGAACCTGGCTCTGCaggagcag GTGTCCCAGCTGACTGACAAGTTAAAGAACCAATCGGAGAGCCACAAGCAGGCTCGGGACAACCTCCACGAGCAGGTGCAGGAGCAGAAGAGCCTGCTGCGGGCCGCCCAGGACGCCGCACACACCCTGGAGACCTTCGGGGGGGAGCTCAGCGCCCAGCTGGCCGAGAGCAAGGAGAAGGGGGCCCAGCTCAACACCCAG CTCAAGGCGAAGACGGAGATGCTGCTGTCCTCCGAGGCGTCCAAGGCTGGCCAGCGGGCCGACCTGGAGAACCACCTGGAAACGGCCCAGAATGCACTTCAGGACAAGCAGCAG gaGCTGGTGAAGGCCCAGcagaaggtggaggagcaggctgGGAGGCTGCAGGAGAAGCAGGAGCAGGGCAGCCTGCTGGAGGCCGCTCTGAAGGAGACTAAAGAGCAGCTGTTCTCCTCGGAGCAGCGGcgggagcagcaggaggcgctCCACCAG aaggtGCAGTCCGAGGTGGTGGAGTTGAAGGCGGCCCTTGAGCAGGGTCAACAGGAAGTTCAGCGGCTCCAGaaggaggggtcagaggtcaggaagAGGTTGAAGGAGCTGGCGCACCAGATGGACTCCCAGGAAGCGAG CTCTGCCAAGCTGCGAGACCAGCTGAAGAGCGTGAACGCAGACCTGAGTCACACTCGTCAGGAGCTGCAGACGTCTGAGAAGGAGCGATCCCTCCTGCAGCTCAGCCTGGACACACTGACCCAGGATGGGCAGGCACAGCGGGCAGACCTGGAGAGGAAAGCCAAAGGCTTGGCCGCAGACCTGCAGAAGgcccagcagcagagagacgCTCATGGGAAGGATCTTGTTTCGACGAAAGAGAGTCTGGGGAAGGTGAACAAGGCCATGAAGGAGACCCAAGGCCAGCTGGACAGCGAGAGGAGGGGCAGCAAGGCAGCGCTGGAGGAAAAG GAAAAGTCTCACGAGAAGACCAGAGTGGAGCTCCAGAAGAAAGTGGAGGTGATCACCAAGGAGAGCCAGGAGACCAAGGGGCAGGTGGACAGGATGAGAGAG GCGGAGAAGGGGCTGAAGGCTCAGCTGGCTGCGCTCACTGAGCAGAGCTCCAAGAGCCTGGGCGttctgcaggagaaggagaggggccTCCAGCAGCTGCAGGCCCAGCTCCAGAAGACCCAGGCCTCCCTGGAACAGGAGAAGCAGAAGCTGGAGAGCCAGGTGTCTGAGCTACAGGAGACCATCACCAAGAAG gcggAGGAGCTGGTCCGGCTGCAGGACCAGGCCTCAGGGCTGGGGCAGGAGCTGGGGGCGGAGAGGACGCGCAGCACCGGGCTCCAGGAGGCCTTGGAGCAGAGCCAGCAGGCCAGGAGCACGCTGCAGGAGCACGTCTACGGCAAGGAGTCGGAGGTGTCCGCCCTACGCCAGGACCTCAAG GTGTCAGAGGAGAAGCTCTGCTTGGCGCAGGAGGAGCAGGCTGCCAACCGGAGCCACCAGGCGGGCCTGGAGGGCAAGGTTCAGGACCTGAGTCAGAGCCACGCCTCCCTGGAGCAGGAGCTGGGCCGACGGGACCAGGCGCTccagcagcaggcccaggcccTGAAGGAGCTGCAGAGACGACAC GGGGATGCTGAGGAGGAgttggggaaggagaggagccgggcggaggagctgatgaaggccAAGAGCGCGATGGAGAGCACCAGCGCCCGGCTGACCTCTGAACTCAAGGTGTTCACTGAGAAGAGTGAGAAG GAGCTGTCCGGGCTGCAGGAGGCCAAGGCGCTGCTGATCCAGCAGAAGCTGGAGGTGCAGGGCCAGCTGGAGGCAGAGCGGGCCGTGCTGCAGACGGAGCAGCAGGCCCACCAGGCCACCAGGGACAGCGTGGCCCAGCTGGACCAGAAGCTCCTCAGCCAGGCCACAGAGCTCCAGGCCCAGCTG gcggCGGAGCGGCGGGGCCGGGCGGAGCAGGCGAAGCAAGCGGAGGAGGCGCAGGGCAGGCTGGGGGTGCAGCTGGCGGCGCTGGGGGAGAACGTGGCCACGCTGAAGAGGGAGTGGCAGGGCAGCCAGCGGCGCTCGGCCGAGCTGGAGAAGCAGACGGACGAGCTGAGGGGGGAGATCGCCGTGCTGGAGGCCACGGTGCAGAACAACCAGGACGAGAGGCGCGCCCTGCTGGAGAG gtgtgtgaagggggagggggagatggagaagctGCAGGCCAAGGCgctggagatgaggaggaggctaGACGACACCACCGCCGCCATGCAGGAGCTGGGCCGAGAGAACCAGTCGCTGCAG ATCAAGCAGTCCCAGTCCCTGACCAGGAAGTGGGCCGAGGACCACGAGGTCACCCACTGCCTGGGCTGCGGGAAGGGCTTCTCAGTGACCATCAGGAGG CACCACTGCAGACACTGTGGAAACATCTACTGCGCCGAGTGCTCGTGCCGCAACGCCCTCACGCCCTCCTCCAAGAAGCCCGTCAGGgtctgtgagagctgcttcGACGAGCTCCAGGGCTGA
- the eea1 gene encoding early endosome antigen 1 isoform X1 produces the protein MFRRILQMTPGIGGSQNAESSEQQPGANLNNEQTSEGFICPQCMKSHNSAEELFKHYDLFHDTGDLPSNMAPTREDLTMLRQEVQDLHVSLKEERWFSGELKKELDKVQGHLKQGDGPDTSEDSALEQKLSEAETEKFHIKQMRDLFEQKAAQLATEIVDIKSRYDEEKSLREAADQRLASLGQDLERQRQDNDILSTELLQRPGVEDVTVLQKELVQVQTLMDSMAREREEESERYKHQYQELVENHATAGITISQLKAELEKGPQEAAVYTQQIHQLQSTVNSLQQQSQSLSDKLSRREKEQQQLGETLAAEQASGRALHSSLQARLLELQEAQLRAAAGEASLQRARAELGETGQEVARLKQEALELQVKHGELKAERKQMLQQREEKESQGAQQQTEIGQLHANLLEAERQLGELQGRLKEQRQLSGEKLKDREQQAADLQLQLSRAEEQLKEAGVKTTDLQHLLDKASKQQQELQTQQQNTTSKLREAQSDLEQVLRQLGDKDQKIQNVEALLQKGRDGVSQLEAERDELCAKIQAGQGETALLGQMKEKNLALQEQVSQLTDKLKNQSESHKQARDNLHEQVQEQKSLLRAAQDAAHTLETFGGELSAQLAESKEKGAQLNTQLKAKTEMLLSSEASKAGQRADLENHLETAQNALQDKQQELVKAQQKVEEQAGRLQEKQEQGSLLEAALKETKEQLFSSEQRREQQEALHQKVQSEVVELKAALEQGQQEVQRLQKEGSEVRKRLKELAHQMDSQEASSAKLRDQLKSVNADLSHTRQELQTSEKERSLLQLSLDTLTQDGQAQRADLERKAKGLAADLQKAQQQRDAHGKDLVSTKESLGKVNKAMKETQGQLDSERRGSKAALEEKEKSHEKTRVELQKKVEVITKESQETKGQVDRMREAEKGLKAQLAALTEQSSKSLGVLQEKERGLQQLQAQLQKTQASLEQEKQKLESQVSELQETITKKAEELVRLQDQASGLGQELGAERTRSTGLQEALEQSQQARSTLQEHVYGKESEVSALRQDLKVSEEKLCLAQEEQAANRSHQAGLEGKVQDLSQSHASLEQELGRRDQALQQQAQALKELQRRHGDAEEELGKERSRAEELMKAKSAMESTSARLTSELKVFTEKSEKELSGLQEAKALLIQQKLEVQGQLEAERAVLQTEQQAHQATRDSVAQLDQKLLSQATELQAQLAAERRGRAEQAKQAEEAQGRLGVQLAALGENVATLKREWQGSQRRSAELEKQTDELRGEIAVLEATVQNNQDERRALLERCVKGEGEMEKLQAKALEMRRRLDDTTAAMQELGRENQSLQIKQSQSLTRKWAEDHEVTHCLGCGKGFSVTIRRHHCRHCGNIYCAECSCRNALTPSSKKPVRVCESCFDELQG, from the exons ACTCCTGGCATAGGAGGCTCTCAGAACGCTGAGTCCTCAGAGCAGCAGCCCGGAGCCAACCTCAACAACGAACAGACCTCTGAG gGCTTCATCTGTCCTCAGTGCATGAAGTCTCACAACTCGGCGGAGGAGCTGTTTAAGCACTATGACCTGTTCCACGATACTGGGGATCTGCCGTCTAACATGGCCCCCACTCG GGAAGACCTGACCATGTTGAGGCAGGAGGTCCAAGACCTGCACGTCTCTCTCAAG GAGGAAAGATGGTTTTCCGGGGAGCTCAAGAAGGAGTTGGACAAAGTACAAGGACACCTGAAGCAA GGCGACGGACCAGACACCTCTGAGGACTCAG CACTGGAGCAGAAGCTGAGCGAGGCGGAGACGGAGAAGTTCCACATCAAGCAGATGAGAGACCTGTTTGAGCAGAAGGCCGCCCAGCTGGCTACAGAGATAGTAG ACATAAAGTCccgctatgacgaggagaagagTCTGAGGGAGGCCGCTGACCAGCGGCTGGCCTCCCTGGGCCAGGACctggagaggcagaggcaggacAATGACATACTCAGCACGGAACTG CTGCAGCGGCCGGGGGTGGAGGACGTGACGGTGCTGCAGAAGGAGCTGGTCCAGGTTCAGACGCTCATGGACTCCATGGCTCGTGAGCGGGAAGAGGAGTCGGAGCGCTACAAGCACCAGTACCAGGAGCTGGTGGAGAACCACGCCACTGCCGGG ATTACCATCAGCCAGCTGAAGGCGGAGCTGGAGAAGGGCCCTCAGGAGGCGGCCGTCTACACTCAGCAGATCCACCAGCTGCAGAGCACCGTCAACAgcctgcagcagcagagccag AGCCTCTCAGACAAGCTGTCTCGCAGGgagaaggagcagcagcagctgggggaGACCCTGGCTGCAGAGCAGGCGTCCGGCAGGGCCCTCCACAGCAGCCTCCAGGCCCGCCTGCTGGAGCTGCAGGAGGCCCAGCTGCGGGCGGCGGCCGGGGAGGCCTCGCTGCAGAGGGCCCGGGCCGAGCTGGGGGAGACGGGGCAGGAGGTGGCCCGGCTGAAGCAGGAGGCGCTGGAGCTGCAGGTGAAGCACGGGGAGCTGAAGGCGGAGAGAAAGCAGATGCtgcagcagagggaggagaaggagagccaAGGGGCTCAGCAGCAGACTGAGATCGGCCAG TTGCATGCTAACCTCCTGGAGGCTGAGCGCCAGCTGGGGGAGCTGCAGGGCCGACTGAAGGAGCAGAGGCAGCTCTCTGGGGAGAAGCTCAAGGACCGCGAGCAGCAGGCCGCTGACCTCCAGCTCCAGCTGTCCCGGGCCGAGGAGCAG TTAAAGGAGGCTGGCGTTAAGACCACGGATCTCCAGCACCTGCTGGACAAGGCCagcaagcagcagcaggagctgcAGACCCAGCAGCAGAACACCACCTCCAAGCTGCGGGAGGCACAG AGCGACCTGGAGCAGGTGCTGCGTCAGCTCGGGGACAAGGACCAGAAGATCCAGAACGTGGAGGCGCTGCTGCAGAAGGGCCGGGACGGGGTGTCCCAGCTGGAGGCCGAGCGCGACGAGCTGTGTGCCAAGATCCAGGCAGGGCAGGGGGAGACGGCGCTGCTGGGGCAGATGAAGGAGAAGAACCTGGCTCTGCaggagcag GTGTCCCAGCTGACTGACAAGTTAAAGAACCAATCGGAGAGCCACAAGCAGGCTCGGGACAACCTCCACGAGCAGGTGCAGGAGCAGAAGAGCCTGCTGCGGGCCGCCCAGGACGCCGCACACACCCTGGAGACCTTCGGGGGGGAGCTCAGCGCCCAGCTGGCCGAGAGCAAGGAGAAGGGGGCCCAGCTCAACACCCAG CTCAAGGCGAAGACGGAGATGCTGCTGTCCTCCGAGGCGTCCAAGGCTGGCCAGCGGGCCGACCTGGAGAACCACCTGGAAACGGCCCAGAATGCACTTCAGGACAAGCAGCAG gaGCTGGTGAAGGCCCAGcagaaggtggaggagcaggctgGGAGGCTGCAGGAGAAGCAGGAGCAGGGCAGCCTGCTGGAGGCCGCTCTGAAGGAGACTAAAGAGCAGCTGTTCTCCTCGGAGCAGCGGcgggagcagcaggaggcgctCCACCAG aaggtGCAGTCCGAGGTGGTGGAGTTGAAGGCGGCCCTTGAGCAGGGTCAACAGGAAGTTCAGCGGCTCCAGaaggaggggtcagaggtcaggaagAGGTTGAAGGAGCTGGCGCACCAGATGGACTCCCAGGAAGCGAG CTCTGCCAAGCTGCGAGACCAGCTGAAGAGCGTGAACGCAGACCTGAGTCACACTCGTCAGGAGCTGCAGACGTCTGAGAAGGAGCGATCCCTCCTGCAGCTCAGCCTGGACACACTGACCCAGGATGGGCAGGCACAGCGGGCAGACCTGGAGAGGAAAGCCAAAGGCTTGGCCGCAGACCTGCAGAAGgcccagcagcagagagacgCTCATGGGAAGGATCTTGTTTCGACGAAAGAGAGTCTGGGGAAGGTGAACAAGGCCATGAAGGAGACCCAAGGCCAGCTGGACAGCGAGAGGAGGGGCAGCAAGGCAGCGCTGGAGGAAAAG GAAAAGTCTCACGAGAAGACCAGAGTGGAGCTCCAGAAGAAAGTGGAGGTGATCACCAAGGAGAGCCAGGAGACCAAGGGGCAGGTGGACAGGATGAGAGAG GCGGAGAAGGGGCTGAAGGCTCAGCTGGCTGCGCTCACTGAGCAGAGCTCCAAGAGCCTGGGCGttctgcaggagaaggagaggggccTCCAGCAGCTGCAGGCCCAGCTCCAGAAGACCCAGGCCTCCCTGGAACAGGAGAAGCAGAAGCTGGAGAGCCAGGTGTCTGAGCTACAGGAGACCATCACCAAGAAG gcggAGGAGCTGGTCCGGCTGCAGGACCAGGCCTCAGGGCTGGGGCAGGAGCTGGGGGCGGAGAGGACGCGCAGCACCGGGCTCCAGGAGGCCTTGGAGCAGAGCCAGCAGGCCAGGAGCACGCTGCAGGAGCACGTCTACGGCAAGGAGTCGGAGGTGTCCGCCCTACGCCAGGACCTCAAG GTGTCAGAGGAGAAGCTCTGCTTGGCGCAGGAGGAGCAGGCTGCCAACCGGAGCCACCAGGCGGGCCTGGAGGGCAAGGTTCAGGACCTGAGTCAGAGCCACGCCTCCCTGGAGCAGGAGCTGGGCCGACGGGACCAGGCGCTccagcagcaggcccaggcccTGAAGGAGCTGCAGAGACGACAC GGGGATGCTGAGGAGGAgttggggaaggagaggagccgggcggaggagctgatgaaggccAAGAGCGCGATGGAGAGCACCAGCGCCCGGCTGACCTCTGAACTCAAGGTGTTCACTGAGAAGAGTGAGAAG GAGCTGTCCGGGCTGCAGGAGGCCAAGGCGCTGCTGATCCAGCAGAAGCTGGAGGTGCAGGGCCAGCTGGAGGCAGAGCGGGCCGTGCTGCAGACGGAGCAGCAGGCCCACCAGGCCACCAGGGACAGCGTGGCCCAGCTGGACCAGAAGCTCCTCAGCCAGGCCACAGAGCTCCAGGCCCAGCTG gcggCGGAGCGGCGGGGCCGGGCGGAGCAGGCGAAGCAAGCGGAGGAGGCGCAGGGCAGGCTGGGGGTGCAGCTGGCGGCGCTGGGGGAGAACGTGGCCACGCTGAAGAGGGAGTGGCAGGGCAGCCAGCGGCGCTCGGCCGAGCTGGAGAAGCAGACGGACGAGCTGAGGGGGGAGATCGCCGTGCTGGAGGCCACGGTGCAGAACAACCAGGACGAGAGGCGCGCCCTGCTGGAGAG gtgtgtgaagggggagggggagatggagaagctGCAGGCCAAGGCgctggagatgaggaggaggctaGACGACACCACCGCCGCCATGCAGGAGCTGGGCCGAGAGAACCAGTCGCTGCAG ATCAAGCAGTCCCAGTCCCTGACCAGGAAGTGGGCCGAGGACCACGAGGTCACCCACTGCCTGGGCTGCGGGAAGGGCTTCTCAGTGACCATCAGGAGG CACCACTGCAGACACTGTGGAAACATCTACTGCGCCGAGTGCTCGTGCCGCAACGCCCTCACGCCCTCCTCCAAGAAGCCCGTCAGGgtctgtgagagctgcttcGACGAGCTCCAGGGCTGA